A section of the Asticcacaulis sp. EMRT-3 genome encodes:
- a CDS encoding NAD(P)-dependent oxidoreductase: MKIGFIGLGNMGAAIAPNLLRAGHELTVWNRTASRADALVAAGAKLAAIPAEAAMGEVVFTMLSDDAALEGISAAILDHLPAGGLHISLSTISVALADRLSEAHTAKNQGFVSAPVFGRPAAAAEGKLFITAAGSPADMAKAMPLLEIIGQKIEVFADKPSTANLIKLAGNFLIVSLTEALGEAMALVTQGGADKGQFLDFLTSTLFNAPIYKNYGAMIVKETFEPAGFGASLAAKDMRLAGEAAGALGVVMPLNDLLRARLQRLIDGGEGHLDLTALSLLAQRDAG, from the coding sequence ATGAAAATCGGTTTTATCGGCCTTGGCAATATGGGGGCGGCGATTGCGCCCAACCTGCTGCGCGCCGGGCATGAACTCACCGTCTGGAACCGCACGGCGTCGCGCGCCGATGCGCTGGTGGCGGCGGGCGCGAAGCTGGCGGCGATCCCCGCTGAAGCGGCGATGGGCGAGGTGGTTTTCACCATGCTGTCCGATGATGCAGCGCTGGAGGGCATAAGCGCCGCTATCCTCGATCACCTGCCCGCAGGCGGCTTGCATATTTCGCTGTCCACCATCAGCGTGGCGCTGGCCGACCGGCTGAGCGAGGCGCACACGGCGAAGAATCAGGGCTTTGTCAGCGCGCCGGTGTTTGGCCGTCCCGCCGCCGCCGCCGAGGGCAAGCTGTTCATCACGGCCGCCGGATCGCCCGCCGATATGGCCAAGGCCATGCCGCTGCTTGAGATCATCGGCCAGAAGATCGAGGTCTTCGCCGATAAGCCCTCCACCGCCAATCTGATTAAGCTGGCCGGGAATTTCCTGATCGTGTCCCTGACCGAAGCGCTTGGCGAAGCGATGGCTTTGGTGACGCAGGGCGGGGCCGATAAGGGCCAGTTTCTCGACTTCCTGACCTCGACCCTGTTCAATGCGCCGATCTATAAGAATTACGGCGCGATGATCGTCAAAGAAACCTTCGAGCCCGCCGGTTTTGGCGCGTCCCTGGCCGCCAAGGATATGCGTCTGGCCGGTGAAGCGGCGGGTGCGCTGGGCGTTGTCATGCCGCTCAACGATCTGCTGCGCGCACGCCTGCAACGGCTGATCGACGGTGGCGAAGGCCATCTCGATCTCACCGCCCTGTCCTTGCTGGCGCAAAGAGACGCCGGATGA
- the murB gene encoding UDP-N-acetylmuramate dehydrogenase, whose product MSHESKHWISELPPVRGKMMYRADLAPFTWFRVGGPADVVFLPEDVADLSDFLKRLDPGIPVLTIGVGSNLLVRDGGVEGVVIRLGRNFADVEPRGDAQLWAGAAALDAQVARIAAQNGIAGLEFYRGVPGTIGGAIVMNAGCYGAETKDVLVEAYAITRAGERVTLSNADMGYAYRHSKPDNLVYIGALYQGTPDDPAAVTERMEAITARREQTQPIREKTGGSTFKNPESKSAWQCVDEAGWRGRMYGGAKFSELHSNFMINTGDATATDLEGLGETVRAEVKDRLGIELQWEIKRIGRTHR is encoded by the coding sequence ATGAGCCACGAATCGAAACACTGGATCAGCGAACTGCCGCCGGTGCGCGGCAAGATGATGTACCGCGCCGATCTGGCGCCGTTTACCTGGTTTCGCGTCGGTGGCCCGGCGGATGTGGTCTTCCTGCCCGAAGATGTGGCGGACTTAAGCGATTTCCTGAAAAGGCTCGATCCCGGCATTCCGGTTCTGACCATCGGCGTTGGCTCGAACCTTTTGGTGCGCGATGGTGGCGTCGAAGGCGTGGTCATCCGGCTGGGACGCAATTTCGCCGATGTCGAACCGCGCGGGGATGCTCAGCTTTGGGCCGGGGCGGCGGCCTTGGATGCGCAGGTGGCCCGGATAGCGGCGCAAAACGGCATTGCGGGCCTCGAATTTTATCGCGGCGTACCGGGCACCATCGGCGGCGCCATCGTCATGAATGCTGGCTGCTATGGCGCGGAAACCAAGGATGTGCTGGTCGAGGCCTATGCGATCACGCGGGCTGGCGAACGGGTGACGCTTTCCAATGCCGATATGGGCTATGCGTACCGTCATTCCAAGCCGGACAATCTGGTCTATATCGGCGCTCTGTATCAGGGCACGCCGGACGATCCGGCGGCTGTGACCGAGCGGATGGAGGCGATCACGGCGCGCCGCGAACAGACCCAGCCAATCCGCGAAAAGACCGGCGGCTCGACCTTCAAAAACCCTGAGAGCAAGTCGGCCTGGCAATGCGTCGATGAGGCGGGTTGGCGCGGACGCATGTATGGCGGGGCCAAGTTCTCCGAACTGCATTCCAATTTCATGATCAATACCGGCGACGCCACGGCCACCGACCTCGAAGGTCTGGGCGAGACGGTGCGCGCCGAGGTGAAAGATCGCCTCGGCATCGAGCTGCAATGGGAAATCAAGCGCATCGGCCGGACGCACAGGTAA